In a genomic window of Zingiber officinale cultivar Zhangliang chromosome 9B, Zo_v1.1, whole genome shotgun sequence:
- the LOC122023223 gene encoding aminopeptidase M1-B-like, whose protein sequence is MHEREMMETEQLQQNVEQFKGQARLPKFAIPHNYNLSINVDLSNFTFLGVIEITIDIVSPTKYLVLNVVDLVVEQSSIWFSGDLLGGRGEELKHPSSIVEVKDDEILILGFDGILPIGKGILSIKYSGIINDESRGFYRSTYEQYGETQTMALTQFEPTYARRCFPCWDEPAFKATFTIKLEVPSKLVALSNMPVISENDNGIVKTVYFQESPIMSTYLAAFVVGSLDYIETYSSDGLKIRVYTRIGKSNQGKFALDLTMKTLDFLKGYFSIPYGLPKLDLVAVPNFQEQGMENYGLPIFSEDYLFYDELSSSVIVKQQVAEIVAHELAHQWFGNRVTMEWWTDLWLNEGFADWMSYLVIDDVFPEWEKWSQLLDDTTVALELDALSDSHPIEVLNITSGIEALEMFDSITYQKGALVIRMLQSYLGDESFQKSLAAYMKRYSYLNAKTEDLWNVIQEEINEPIGDMMSTWTKQEGYPVINVMLTGNVLEINQSRFLLDGSFDDSQWIIPITLSYGSYDTTKTFLLNSKSAKLNLIDQDNQGNSQNAWIKLNIKQGGLYKVHYDNELVTRLRNAIEANQLNQMDRYGVLEDYFLFCKASRETLSSFLLLLNAYREEANQLILNHIITIGLTIVDLIADAKPELSNDVKLLFINLLQSHAE, encoded by the exons ATGCATGAAAGAGAAATGATGGAGACGGAACAATTGCAACAAAATGTCGAACAATTCAAGGGTCAAGCACGGCTCCCAAAATTTGCGATCCCTCATAACTATAATCTATCTATCAATGTTGACTTATCCAACTTTACTTTCTTGGGTGTGATAGAGATCACAATAGATATTGTTTCCCCTACGAAATACCTTGTACTTAATGTTGTTGACCTTGTAGTTGAGCAAAGCTCTATTTGGTTCAGTGGTGATCTTCTTGGAGGTAGGGGAGAG GAGCTAAAGCATCCCTCGAGTATTGTGGAGGTCAAAGATGACGAGATCCTAATTCTAGGGTTCGATGGCATTCTTCCAATTGGGAAAGGCATTCTAAGCATTAAATATAGTGGTATCATAAATGATGAATCGAGGGGGTTTTATAGAAG CACCTATGAGCAATATGGAGAAACACAAACTATGGCTTTGACCCAATTCGAGCCAACATATGCTAGACGTTGTTTTCCATGTTGGGATGAACCAGCATTCAAG GCTACATTCACAATAAAGTTGGAAGTTCCATCCAAGTTGGTTGCACTATCAAACATGCCTGTGATAAGTGAAAATGATAATGGTATTGTCAAGACAGTTTATTTTCAAGAGTCTCCAATTATGTCCACCTACTTGGCTGCTTTTGTTGTCGGTTCATTGGACTACATAGAGACATATTCATCTGATg GACTAAAAATCCGTGTTTATACACGGATTGGTAAAAGCAATCAGGGAAAATTTGCTTTAGATCTTACTATGAAGACATTGGATTTTTTGAAAGG ATATTTCTCTATTCCTTATGGCCTTCCCAAGTTGGATTTGGTGGCTGTTCCTAACTTTCAAGAGCAAGGGATGGAGAACTATGGATTGCCAATATTCAGTGAGGACTATTTATTCTACGATGAATTGAGCTCATCTGTCATAGTTAAACAACAG GTGGCGGAAATAGTAGCACATGAGTTAGCCCATCAATGGTTTGGGAATCGGGTGACAATGGAATGGTGGACAGATCTATGGCTAAATGAAGGGTTTGCCGATTGG ATGAGTTATTTAGTAATAGATGATGTGTTTCCTGAATGGGAAAAGTGGAGTCAACTTCTTGACGATACTACTGTAGCTCTAGAATTAGATGCATTATCTGATTCTCATCCTATTGAG GTACTGAATATCACATCTGGCATTGAAGCACTTGAAATGTTTGATTCAATAACCTACCAGAAGGGAGCCTTGGTTATTCGAATGCTTCAAAGTTACCTTGGAGATGAATCTTTTCAG AAATCACTAGCTGCATATATGAAAAGATATTCATACCTCAATGCAAAAACTGAAGACCTTTGGAATGTTATTCAAGAGGAAATTAATGAACCTATTGGCGATATGATGTCTACTTGGACAAAGCAAGAAGGATATCCTGTCATAAATGTGATGCTTACAGGAAATGTCTTAGAAATTAATCAG TCTCGATTTTTACTGGATGGATCTTTCGATGACAGTCAATGGATAATTCCTATTACATTATCCTATGGTTCATATGACACCACTAAAACTTTTTTATTAAACTCAAAGTCTGCAAAGTTGAATTTGATTGATCAAGACAACCAAGGGAATTCTCAAAATGCTTGGATCAAATTGAATATCAAGCAAGGAGGATTGTACAAAGTGCATTATGATAATGAACTTGTAACCAGGCTAAGAAATGCAATAGAGGCGAATCAATTAAACCAAATGGATAGATATG GAGTTTTGGAGGATTATTTTTTGTTTTGCAAAGCTAGTAGGGAAACATTATCATCTTTCTTGTTATTATTAAATGCTTATCGAGAAGAGGCTAATCAACTCATTCTAAACCATATTATCACA ATTGGTCTAACTATCGTAGACTTAATAGCTGATGCTAAACCTGAACTTTCAAATGATGTTAAATTACTCTTTATTAATCTTCTCCAATCGCATGCAGAGTAA